Within Xanthomonas oryzae pv. oryzae, the genomic segment CAAGGCCGAGATCGAATCGCTGCGCAGCGAGATCGCGCTGGTCAAGGCCGATGCCCTGCGCGAGCGCGCCGACCTGGAAAACCAGCGCAAGCGCATCGCCCGCGACGTGGAGAACGCGCGCAAGTTCGCCAACGAGAAGCTGCTGGGCGAGCTGCTGCCGGTGTTCGACAGCCTTGACGCGGGCCTGACCGCCGCCGGCACCCAGCCCAGCCCGCTGCGCGATGGTCTGGACATGACCTACAAACAATTGCTCAAGGTTGCCGCCGACAACGGCCTGACCCTGC encodes:
- the grpE gene encoding nucleotide exchange factor GrpE, whose protein sequence is MNQDHPEFDSEDLAQNPPETDPLKAEIESLRSEIALVKADALRERADLENQRKRIARDVENARKFANEKLLGELLPVFDSLDAGLTAAGTQPSPLRDGLDMTYKQLLKVAADNGLTLLDPVGQPFNPDQHQAISQGEAEGIAPGHVVQVFQKGYLLNDRLLRPALVVVAKQD